The genomic region GTCGGCGTTCGCGCCGAGAAGGACGGCGAGAGCGAGGTGCTCTACGTCTCCGAGCCGCAGGTCGAGGAGGTCCTGAAGGAGGGCCGCTACGAGGACTACGAGGTCGTCGAGGAGGTCTCGGGAGAAGAGATGGTCGGCTGGCCGTACGAGCACCCGCTGGCCGAGGAGGTCCCGGAACACCCCCACGGCGAGGGTGCCGGGCAGGTGTACACCGCCGAGTACCCCGACGCCAACGACAAGTCCGGGATGGTTCACTCCGCACCAGGGCACGGTGAGGAGGACTTCGAGCGCGGTTCAGAACTCGGCCTCGAGATCTTCTGTCCCGTCAGCGGCGACGGCACCTACACCGAGCAGGCCGGCACGTACGCCGGCCAGTTCGTCCGCGACGCGAACGCGAACGTCATCGCCGACCTGGAGGCGAAGGGCTTCCTGCTCGGCCACGACGAGAACTACCTCGTCGAGGGCGAGGGGCAGTGCTGGCGCTGTGACACGGACATCGTCCGCCTCGTCACCGACCAGTGGTTCATCACCGTCTCCGACATCAAGGAGGACCTGCTCGAGAACATCGAGGACAGCACCTGGTGGCCCCAGTCCGCCCGCGACGAGCGCTTTCGCAACTTCGTCGAGGATTCGCCGGACTGGAACGTCTCCCGCCAGCGCTACTGGGGCATCCCCATCCCCATCTGGGTTCCTGAAAACTGGGGCGGGAGCATGGACGACGTGGTCGTCGTCGGCACCCGCGAGGAACTCGCCGAGCGCGTCGACCAAGACGTCGACCCCGACGAAGTCGACCTGCACAAACCGACGGTCGACGACCTGACCATCACCGAGGACGGCACCACCTACACCCGCGTCCCCGACGTGTTCGACGTGTGGCTCGACTCCTCGGTCGCCTCGTGGGGCACGCTGGACTACCCGAGCGACGACAGCCAGTTCGACGAGCTCTGGCCCGCCGACCTCATCATCGAGGCGCACGACCAGACGCGTGGCTGGTTCTGGTCCCAGCTCGGGATGGGCTCGGCTGCACTCGACGAGGTGCCCTACGACGAGGTGCTCATGCACGGGTGGGCGCTCGCCGAGGACGGCCGCAAGATGTCCAAGTCCATCGGGAACATCGTCGAGCCCAGCGAGGCCATCGAGCGCCACGGGGCCGACGCGATGCGCCTGTTCCTGCTCTCGCGCAACCCGCAGGAGGAGGACATGCGCTTCTCGTGGGACGAGATGGAGAACATGCAGCGCGACCTCAACATCCTCTGGAACGTGTTCCGGTTCCCGCTCCCGTACATGCGGATGGACGGGTTCGTCCCGGAGCACAGTTCGCCCGAGGAGGCCGACACCGAACTCGTCGACGAGTGGGTGCTCGCACGCCTGCAGAGCGTCAAGGCCGAGATGGCCGAGCAGTGGGAGGACCACCGCCGCCCCGACCGCGCGCTGAACACGCTGCTCCAGTTCGTCGTCGAGGACGTCTCCCGGTTCTACATCCAGGTCGTCCGCGAGCGCATGTGGGACGAGGAGGACAGCCCCTCGAAGGAGGCCGCCTACGCGACCTTCTACCGCGTCCTCACCGACGTGGTCAAGCTGCTCGCCCCCTACGCCCCGTTCGTCACCGAGGAGATCTACAACACCCTCACCGGCGACGAGGGCCACGACACGGTCCACATGTGTGACTTCCCCGAGGTCGACGACTTCTGGGCCGACGAGCAGCTCGAGACGGACGTCCAGCTCCTGCGTGCCGTCGAGGAGGCCGGCTCGAACGCCCGCCAGCAGGCAGACCGCAAGCTCCGCTGGCCCGTCTCGCGCGTCGTCGTCGCCCCTAACGACCCGCGCGCCGCCGAGGCCGTCGAGCGTCACCGCGACCTACTCGCTGACCGCCTCAACGCCAGGGAGGTCGAACTCGTCTCGCCCGAGCAGGAGTGGGGCGAACTCCAGTACGCGGCCCGCGCCGACATGGGCAAGCTCGGCCCCGCCTTCGGCCAGCGCGCCCCCGAGGTGATGAACGCGCTCAACGAGGCCAGCATCGACAGCACGGACCTCGACGCCCTGCGCGAGGCCGTCGGCGAGGACGACCTCACCGAGGAGATGGTCGAGTTCGTCACGCGCACGCCCGAGGGCGTCACCGGCAGCAGCTTCGCCGTGAAGGGTGACGAGAAGGGTGTCGTCTACGTGGACGCCACCCTCACCGAGGACATCGAGAGCGAGGGCTACGCCCGCGAGGTCATCCGCCGGGTGCAGGAGATGCGCAAGGACCTCGAGCTCGACATCGAGGCGCGCATCCGCCTCGAGCTCGACGTGGCCGACGACCGCGTCGCCGACCTCGTGCGCCGCCACGAGGACCTCATCGCCGAGGAGGTCCGGGCGACCGAGTTCGCGACCGTCGAGGACGGCCACCGCAAGGAGTGGGAGGTCGAGGGCGTCACGATGACGCTCGCGGTCGAGCCGCTCGCGGAGGCCGAGGCGTCGGACGACTGAGCAGGCACAAGAGTCTTTTTCGCGGTCTCCGTTTTCGAGGACGTGTACCGACGGCTCCTCGTCGCGCTGCTCGTACTCGTGTCGCTCCCTGCTGGCACCGCGATGGCGGCACCGACAGCGGACGGTGCTGTCGCGGCCGGGCAGGTGTTCGACCGTGACACGCTCGCCGACGGGGCCAGCCAGAACCGGACCACGACCGACATCCAGCGGACGGTTCGCCTCCACCTGACGCCGACGGAGAAGGGCTCGATACAGACCGACGTCGTCTACGACATCCCCAGCGACGTGACCTCGCTCACCGTGACGCTGCAACAGAACGCCGACGTGGTCGAGACCGAGCGGTTCAGACAGACCGGCCCTCGCGAGTACGAGTGGACCGGCAGCGGCGACACCGCGACCATCACGTTCGACGTCGACGCCAACGAGACCGAGGACGCGGGGCGGCGTGACGTGCAGTTCGCAGGCGGGGAACCCACAGCCGACGCCGCGACCGGACCCAACACCGCGACCGACCGGCCGGACGCGTCCCTCCCGATGAAGACGGCCGACGCGACGCCGGCAGCCAAAACCGACGAGGAGACGTACGCGTTCATCGACATCGGCCCCTGGGCCATCGTCCGCGTCCCGCAGATGGCGACCTCCTGGAAGTGGGTCGGGGACGACCAGGTAGGCCTGACCAAGCGCACCGTCGTCGCCGGTGAGGGCGCGACCGGCGGCCAGCTGGCCTATCTGGGCCCGATGACCGAGTACGACACGACGGTCCGCGAGCAGCACATCCGACTGATCGTGCCGCGGGCCGCCGAGATGCGCGAGAAGCCGACGGCCGTGTTGGACTCGATGGCGGAGGCGAGCGGTCAGCTCCGGGTCGGAGCCCGCGACCCCTCCGTCATGGTGGTCGCCGCACCGACCAGTGTCCGCTGGAGCGTCGCGGGCCTGCAACTGGGTGCCGACGACGCCTGGGTCACGGCGGACTCGCGACTCGACTCCGCCGACAACGTCTGGCTCCACGAGTACGTCCACACGCGACAGGCGTTCAGGCCGACCGACGACGGCCAGTGGCTCATCGAGGGGAGCGCCGACTACTACGCGGCCCTGCTCGCGTTCGACCAGGGCCACATCTCGTTCTCGCAGTTCCAGTCGAAGTTGGAGCGTGGCGAGAACGACCCGTACGCCGATTCGGTCCTGTCAGAGCCGTCGACGTGGACCAGGGGAGCGGTGTATCTCAAGGGGTCGCTCGTCACGGGTGCCATCGACCGCGAACTCCGGGACGTGAGCGACCAGACGAGCAGTTTCCAGAGCGTGTTCCGGGAACTGAACCGGCAGGACGGGAAGGTGTCGAACGCGGACATCCTCGCGGCCATCGAGGCCGAATCGACGACCGAGACGAGCGAACTCGCGGGGCGCTACACCACCACCTCGGCGACGCCCGACATGTGGACGCGGCAGGTCCACGAGATCCTCTTCGGCGTCATCCCTGCCCTGATGCGGACGACCGTCCCGGCCGACGGCGTGACCGTCACGGGACCGTACCGGAACGAGACGGTCTCCTCGGAGCCGACGCTCGCGGTCGGCGAGCAGTTGCAGGTGAACGTCACCGTCGAGAACGTCGGCGGGCGCGCGGGCGAGTTCGAGACGACGTTCCGGGTCGACGGCGAGGTGACGCAGTCGAAGACCGGCAGCCTCGTCCCGGAGGAGACGGAGACGGTCACGTTCACCCGGGAGGCCACCGAACCCGGTACCGCCCGGATTCTCGTCGGTGACCGGGTGCTGAACGTGACGGTTCGTGAGCCCGCGACGCCCACGGTCGCGAGCATCGACGTGCCGACCTCGGTCGCCCCCGGCGAGCAGTTCACCGTCCGTGCGACCATCAAGAACGGCGAGGACTGGCCGGGCAGCGCGACGGTTCCGTTCGTCCTCGACGGGGAGATGCAGTTCGACCGAGCGGTCAAACTTCCCGCCCGGTCCGAACTCACCTACACCGCGACCGCGTCGTTCGATGACCCGGGCGAGCACACGATTCGCGTCGGCGACCAGCAGGTGACGGTGCTCGTCGAGCGTGAGCAGTCAGCGGGTGGGACCGGCACGGGCGACCCCGACTCGCTGGCGATTCCCGGCTTCGGGCCGACCGCCGCGCTCCTCGCACTGGCCGGGCTGGTCGGTCTCGGGGCCGTGAATCGGCGGCGACGAACGTGAGTCGGTTGCAGAAATCGGGGTGGACCGGACTACTCGAAGTCGACCGTCAGCTCGCAGTGGTCGTCGCCGGCATGCAGACAGACCTCCTCTGAGATCGTCACCTCGTCGCCGTACTCGGCGGCGATTCCCTCGATGATGCCCTTCCCGAGGTCACAGAGGCGCTTCTCCGAGCGGTACTCCAGCACGTAGGTGTCCGGGTCGAGGCGGGATGTCGCGACCGTGGGCAGGGCGGATTCGTCGTCCTGCTTCCGAATCTGCTTGTAGATACCGTCCAGCGCCGCGAGTATCTCGCGGGTCCCCCAGCCCTGCTTGACGTGGGCCTTGAACGTGTTCAGGATGTCCGGCGCGAGGAAGCGCCCGACGTCGCGCTGGATGGTCTCCTCGGAGTGGTCGGTCACCGCGGCGATGGCCGCGATGGCGTCCGTGAACTCCTCGTCCGGGTAGCGTGTCACCGGCAGATAGAGTTTCGGCTCGATACCCGCCGCGTCCATCACCTCGTTCCAGGTGGCTTCCGCGACGTTCTCCCCGACGTACCCCTTCAGCGACTTGTGAAGTATCCCGTGCATGGTCCCACCCGCTCTCGTATGCGGTATATAGCCTCTAGCAGCGAACTATCGTATAAATAATCCGTGTTTTAATTCCTACAATTGTGCTGCGACAACTTTTGCCACAGACACCTCGGAGACGGGGCGTTCGAGCGTGTCCGTCCCGATGACGGTCTCGACGCCCGCCCGGGCGAGCTTCGTGACGGCGTTCTGGGCGAGCAGCGGGTGGACGCAGGTGACGAACACGCGCGCCGCGTCGCGGTCGTTCAGCACCGCGATGGACTCGCTCATGGTCGAGCCGGTGGCGATGATGTCGTCGACGACGACCACGTCCCGGCCGGTGACGTTCGCGTCGCTCGGGGAGATCTCGACCTCCGACCCCGAGAGGCGCTTCTTCTCGAAGTAGTCGGTCTCGCCCTCGCCGTAGGCGGCACAGACGGTCTCGGCGAGTTCGATTGCGCCGTCGTCGGGCGCGAGAAAGAGTGGTTCCGTGAGCGTCTCAGGCAGCGGCTCGGCGAGGACCGCGGCAGCGTCGACGGCTTCTGCCGCGGGGTCGAAAAACTCGCAGACGGCTTCCTCGTGCGGGTTCACCGTGATGACCCGGTCGGTGTTGGCCGAGATGGCGCGGGCGACGGCCCGCGAGGAGACCGGCTCGCCCGGATTGAACACCTTGTCCTGGCGGGCGTAGCCCATGTACGGCAGGACGGTGACTATCTCGTCTGCGCCCGCCTCGCGGGCGGCGTCCTGCAGCTGGAGCAGTTCGAGATGTGCGTCACTTGTTGCGGTCGATGCCACGACGACGGCCCGCTCGGGCGAGACGTCCCCGATGCGAGCCATCACCTCGCCGTCGGGGAAGCGCTCGAACTCGACCGGCGCGAGCTCCTCACCGAGCTCGGCGGCGAGTTCGGCCGCGAGCGCCTGCGACCCGGAGCCTGGGAGTATCATGTGCGATGGGTCACTCGCCGGGGTTATTCCAGTTTCGTTACGGGGCGGTTTCGGTTGGGCAAGTGTCGGGTGGGTCGACAAGGCCGACGAGGCGGAGAACAGAGTCCTCCTCGATGATGGCGTACGGTCGGAGTGCGCCCGACCGCTCCGTCCGACTGTCCCACGCCTTCGTCTGTTCCCCGTCGAGCGTCACCGTCAAGACGAACTGCCCCGGGTCGGTCGGGAGGTTCTCGGAGACGACGAAGCCAGTGGGGTAGTTTCGGGATTCTCTCGCGTCGAGGTCGCGAGTCAGGTCTGTGAGAATTTCGCCATCCTGCTCGACGGTGACCGAGACGGTGTGGGCCTCGTCGTCCTTGTTCATGACTTCGAGTGAGCAGAGGACGGAGTCCTCAGGTGGTTCCTCACTGGTCGGCAGGTCCGGCCAGAGGTCGAATCGCGTGGCTGCGAGGCCAACTGCGCCAGCAGCAGCGACCGAGCCGAGGAGGTTGCGGCGGGAGACCATTCGTCACAACTTCACCGCCAGCAGACATGAACTTTGTTAGAGAGTTCGAGGCTAGCGGGGAACTGCAACCGCTGCCACGTCGGGCATCCCCAGCAACTGGTGTCGCCAGCCGTCCTCGGCCTCGGCGAAGAACCTGCCATCCGAACTGACCGCGTAGGTCGTGTCGCCGTAGTCGAGGTCGGCGAACGCGCCAGCGGGCTGGTGCGGGTGGGCGGTCCAGCCGTCGTCGGTCAGCTGGTAGAGTTCGCCGTCGCCGAGGGCGTGGCTTCGCTCCCCGTCGCTGGCGACCAGTGTGAAGTCACCATCGAGGTCATCCATCCAACCGTTACCGAGGTAGTAGAGTCCTGAACCCGTGGCGGCTCGCGGGGTACCTTCAGTAGCCACGTCCCGGGCATCGTCCAGCCCGGCATGAGTCAGTTCGTCGGTGATGCGGTAGACGCCGTCGCTGGCGGCCACGAGGTCGCCGTCGATGGCACGAACGTCGCCTGCGCAGGTGCCGATGTCGTGCCAGTCGCCCGAGTCCTCGTCGTATCGGGCGACCCCGCCGTCCTCACCCGCGGCGAGCAGGCCGTCTTGGGACAGGCCGACCGCGACCGCCGGGCCGAAGCCCGACGCCTCGAACTCGCCGGGGCCGATCAGCACGTCCTGTTGGGTTGCGACCGCGACCAGCCCGTCGCCCGCGGCCACGTCGCTGGCCTCGCAGCGGTGGGCGAGTTCGAACCCGCCGACGCGTTCTTCGACCACGTCGACCGTCACGACGCCCATCCCGCAGGCGACGTAGGCGGTCGTCTCGCGTTTGTCGCCGGAGTAGACCCGCTTCTCGTCGAGGCTGATGTCGTTGTCGGCGCTCATACGTGGAGATGTGTGTGGTGGGGTCGAAAACGATGCGGTCTGGTGCTGACAGTGGGTGGTGAATCGAGTCGGGTGGTTGGTAGGAAGAGGAGGGAACGTGGTGGTTCCTGTGACGACGAGCAGTTCACTCGCGCTGGTGGCGATGGCCGCACCCGCCCCGGACCGCCACCGCACCACACCCTCCCCAGCCGATTCCCTCCGTTCCGCGATGCTCCACTCCGGTCATCCCTCGCACGTCTACAGGCTGGCACGCTCGCTGTCGCTCACTGCCAGCCAAGCGTGCGCCGGGTGGCGAGACGGGTCTCAGGCGGCAGTGTATCCCCGCTCGCCTGCACGACGGAATCACGGGCGGCCACCGCGTCTCCGGGACGACCCATACTCGAAACGCCAGTTTCCGTGCCTGTCATCGCCTCGCCTGCGACAGTTCGGAACCACTTTTGTCTCGGACACCGCAGTATCGCTCGAATGAAGGTATTCGGTTCCAGCGGGACGCGCGGCGTCGCCAACGAGGAGTTGACGCCCGACTTCGTCCTGCGCGTGGCGAAGGCTGCCGGTACGGCGTGGAACGCCGACCGGGTGGCCATCGCCCGCGACACACGAGCGACAGGAGAGATGCTCGCCGACGCGGCCGTCGCTGGCCTGACCAGCGTCGGCGTCGACGTCGACCGCCTCGGGGTCGTTCCGACGCCCGGCGCGCAGGTGTACGCCG from Haloarchaeobius sp. HME9146 harbors:
- the ileS gene encoding isoleucine--tRNA ligase, with the protein product MERFGEVSDQYDPHDVEDRIFDYWDEVDAYEQTKIHREDCEPFFFVDGPPYTSGAAHMGTTWNKSLKDAFIRFYRMQGYDVTDRPGYDMHGLPIETKVEEELGFENKKDIEEYGEEKFIEACKDFANRNLDAMDEDFQSFGVWMDWDDPYKTLSPEYMEAAWWGFQQAHERGLVEQGKRSINQCPRCETAIANNEVERHDVHKPAIYVKFPLTEREGNLVIWTTTPWTIPANTFVAVEEDATYVGVRAEKDGESEVLYVSEPQVEEVLKEGRYEDYEVVEEVSGEEMVGWPYEHPLAEEVPEHPHGEGAGQVYTAEYPDANDKSGMVHSAPGHGEEDFERGSELGLEIFCPVSGDGTYTEQAGTYAGQFVRDANANVIADLEAKGFLLGHDENYLVEGEGQCWRCDTDIVRLVTDQWFITVSDIKEDLLENIEDSTWWPQSARDERFRNFVEDSPDWNVSRQRYWGIPIPIWVPENWGGSMDDVVVVGTREELAERVDQDVDPDEVDLHKPTVDDLTITEDGTTYTRVPDVFDVWLDSSVASWGTLDYPSDDSQFDELWPADLIIEAHDQTRGWFWSQLGMGSAALDEVPYDEVLMHGWALAEDGRKMSKSIGNIVEPSEAIERHGADAMRLFLLSRNPQEEDMRFSWDEMENMQRDLNILWNVFRFPLPYMRMDGFVPEHSSPEEADTELVDEWVLARLQSVKAEMAEQWEDHRRPDRALNTLLQFVVEDVSRFYIQVVRERMWDEEDSPSKEAAYATFYRVLTDVVKLLAPYAPFVTEEIYNTLTGDEGHDTVHMCDFPEVDDFWADEQLETDVQLLRAVEEAGSNARQQADRKLRWPVSRVVVAPNDPRAAEAVERHRDLLADRLNAREVELVSPEQEWGELQYAARADMGKLGPAFGQRAPEVMNALNEASIDSTDLDALREAVGEDDLTEEMVEFVTRTPEGVTGSSFAVKGDEKGVVYVDATLTEDIESEGYAREVIRRVQEMRKDLELDIEARIRLELDVADDRVADLVRRHEDLIAEEVRATEFATVEDGHRKEWEVEGVTMTLAVEPLAEAEASDD
- a CDS encoding twin-arginine translocation signal domain-containing protein, which produces MVSRRNLLGSVAAAGAVGLAATRFDLWPDLPTSEEPPEDSVLCSLEVMNKDDEAHTVSVTVEQDGEILTDLTRDLDARESRNYPTGFVVSENLPTDPGQFVLTVTLDGEQTKAWDSRTERSGALRPYAIIEEDSVLRLVGLVDPPDTCPTETAP
- a CDS encoding heme NO-binding domain-containing protein; its protein translation is MHGILHKSLKGYVGENVAEATWNEVMDAAGIEPKLYLPVTRYPDEEFTDAIAAIAAVTDHSEETIQRDVGRFLAPDILNTFKAHVKQGWGTREILAALDGIYKQIRKQDDESALPTVATSRLDPDTYVLEYRSEKRLCDLGKGIIEGIAAEYGDEVTISEEVCLHAGDDHCELTVDFE
- a CDS encoding CARDB domain-containing protein; this translates as MYRRLLVALLVLVSLPAGTAMAAPTADGAVAAGQVFDRDTLADGASQNRTTTDIQRTVRLHLTPTEKGSIQTDVVYDIPSDVTSLTVTLQQNADVVETERFRQTGPREYEWTGSGDTATITFDVDANETEDAGRRDVQFAGGEPTADAATGPNTATDRPDASLPMKTADATPAAKTDEETYAFIDIGPWAIVRVPQMATSWKWVGDDQVGLTKRTVVAGEGATGGQLAYLGPMTEYDTTVREQHIRLIVPRAAEMREKPTAVLDSMAEASGQLRVGARDPSVMVVAAPTSVRWSVAGLQLGADDAWVTADSRLDSADNVWLHEYVHTRQAFRPTDDGQWLIEGSADYYAALLAFDQGHISFSQFQSKLERGENDPYADSVLSEPSTWTRGAVYLKGSLVTGAIDRELRDVSDQTSSFQSVFRELNRQDGKVSNADILAAIEAESTTETSELAGRYTTTSATPDMWTRQVHEILFGVIPALMRTTVPADGVTVTGPYRNETVSSEPTLAVGEQLQVNVTVENVGGRAGEFETTFRVDGEVTQSKTGSLVPEETETVTFTREATEPGTARILVGDRVLNVTVREPATPTVASIDVPTSVAPGEQFTVRATIKNGEDWPGSATVPFVLDGEMQFDRAVKLPARSELTYTATASFDDPGEHTIRVGDQQVTVLVEREQSAGGTGTGDPDSLAIPGFGPTAALLALAGLVGLGAVNRRRRT
- a CDS encoding ribose-phosphate diphosphokinase gives rise to the protein MILPGSGSQALAAELAAELGEELAPVEFERFPDGEVMARIGDVSPERAVVVASTATSDAHLELLQLQDAAREAGADEIVTVLPYMGYARQDKVFNPGEPVSSRAVARAISANTDRVITVNPHEEAVCEFFDPAAEAVDAAAVLAEPLPETLTEPLFLAPDDGAIELAETVCAAYGEGETDYFEKKRLSGSEVEISPSDANVTGRDVVVVDDIIATGSTMSESIAVLNDRDAARVFVTCVHPLLAQNAVTKLARAGVETVIGTDTLERPVSEVSVAKVVAAQL